GAATTATCGGATAATCCCTTTTCCAGCCTGAGATAACTTTTGAAACCACGAATGAATACCTCCCATGTCATACTTCAAAATTAAAGCAAATTACAATACTTGATAAAAAAATTCCAAGCCCATTAGGATAATTCAATTTATAGATGTAATTTTGCGCTCCGAATTTTAAAGGAGGATCAAATCCATGGCAAAGAAACAGAAAGACCAGAGAGGACAGGTTATCCTGGAATGTACTGAGCATAAGGCATCCGGCCTTCCCGGCACATCCCGGTATATAACAACAAAAAATAAAAGGAATACTCCCGACAGGCTGGAGCTGAAAAAATTCAACCCCATCCTGAAGAAGATGACAGTTCATAAAGAAATCAAATAATTTAAGATATGGCAAAGAAAGTTGTTGCTACACTGCAAGCTGCAGGAAAAGACATTGCCAAGGTTATTCGCATGGTCAGATCACCTAAGTCTGGTGCTTACGTTTTTAAAGAGGATATTATTCCCAACGATCAGGTAAAAGACTTTTTGGCAAAGAATTAAAGTTTACGGAAAAGAGTTTACAAAAGCTTTTTCCTGGCGGGGAAGAAGCTTTTTTTATTATTTAAGGTATGGGAGTGTTTTCAATATTTTCGAAAGACAGGAAGGAGAAGCTTGACCAGGGGCTCGACAAGACCAAGAAGAGCGTTTTTTCCAAGCTGTCGAAGGCCATCATGGGTAAATCCCGGGTTGACGATGAAGTATTGGATAACCTGGAAGAGGTACTCATCAGTTCGGATGTTGGCGTTCAAACCACCATCCGGATTATCGAAAGGATAGAGGAGAGGGTATCCCGTGATAAATATCTGGGTACTGCTGAACTGAATATGATCCTTAAGGAAGAGATCGTTGAACTGCTCCAGGAAAATAACACCGAAGATTACCGCGATTTTTCCCTTCCTCAGTTGGATAACCCTTATGTGATAATGGTTGTTGGGGTTAACGGGGTTGGAAAGACCACTACCATAGGGAAACTGGCTTATCAATTTAAAAAGGCAGGGAAGAGTGTTTTATTGGGGGCAGCAGATACATTCCGGGCTGCTGCTGTCGACCAGTTAAAGATATGGTCGGAAAGAGTAGGTGTACCAATCGTTACACAGCCAATGGGCGCCGATCCTGCTTCAGTGGCATATGATACCCTGGTTACGGCTAAAGCGAACAAAGCCGATGTGGTGATCATTGATACTGCCGGAAGGTTGCACAATAAGATCAACCTCATGAATGAGCTCAGCAAGATACGCAGGGTCATGCAAAAGGTTATCCCCGAGGCTCCCCAGGAAGTATTACTGATCCTGGATGCTTCCACCGGACAGAATGCCATAGAGCAGGCCCGCCAATTTACGGCTGCCACCGAAGTCAATGCCCTTGCGCTCACCAAACTCGATGGAACTGCCAAAGGTGGCGTAGTAATCGGGATATCCGATCAGTTTAAAATCCCTGTCAAGTATATCGGAATAGGAGAAAAAATGGAAGACCTGCAGGTCTTTAACCGTGCGGAATTTGTTGATTCCCTGTTCAATGAATGACATAAAATACTGTGATCCGTAATAAAAAGCCATTATCGGTAAATGTTGTTACTCTGGGTTGCTCGAAAAACCTGGTCGATTCGGAAAATCTTATGGCGAGACTCACCAAGGGAGGCTTTGATGTTAAAGCTGACGACCCGGAGGATACCGATATCGTGATCATTAATACCTGTGGTTTCATCCATGATGCCCGGGAAGAATCCATAGATACCATCCTGGAATATGCTGCACTTAAGAGCCAGGGCAGAATAAAAAAACTTTTGGTTATGGGTTGCTTATCTCAACGCTACCCCAAAGAACTAAAAACCGAGATTCCGGAAGCGGATGGGATGTTTGGTGTCGAGCAGCAGTCGGATATTCTGACTTTCCTGGGATCTTCCTGTCATGATCAGGTCATACCTTCCCGCTTTGTCACTACCGGCCATTATGCATATCTTAAAATAGCTGAGGGATGCGATCGCCATTGTTCTTTTTGCGCTATCCCAATGATCAGGGGAAAGCATAAATCAAGGAAAGAAGACGATATTTTAAATGAGTTTGCTTTCCTTACCGGTTCCGGCGTTAAGGAAATCCTGCTTATCTCGCAGGATCTGAGTTATTACGGTTATGATCTGTATCGTGAAAGCCGGCTTGCCTCCCTGCTTGAGAAGATGGCAAAAAGCCGGGATGACATCTGGATCAGGCTCCATTATGCTTATCCCTCGCGTTTTCCGGAAGATATACTCCCTTTGATAAGAGAAAACAGCAATATCTGCCGATATCTCGATATTCCCTTCCAGCATATCAGTGATCCCATCCTGAAGTCGATGAGGCGTGGGATAAATAAGAAAGAAACCCTTGAACTGATTGATAAGATCCGATCAGAAGTGCCGGGCATTGCCCTCCGTACCTCATTGATGGTTGGCTATCCCGGGGAGTCTGAGGCAATGTTCCGCGAACTTGTCCGCTTTGTGGAGGAAACCCGCTTTAACAGGCTGGGAGTGTTCACATATTCTCAGGAAGAAAATACCGAAGCTGCGAAATTGATGGATGATGTTCCTGCCGGGATTAAGCAGGAAAGAATGGATATTATTATGGGTATCCAGGAAAAGATATCGGAGGACTTGAACCGGCAAATGACCGGTAAAGATATCAGGGTACTTATTGATCGCCGGGAAGGGGAGTATCTCGTGGGCAGAACCGAATTTGATTCTCCCGAGGTTGATAATGAAGTGCTGATTCGAAAGCCCTGGGATGAATCATGGATTGGGTCATTTGTCAAGGCAAGGGCAGAAGATAGCGGACCCTATGAGTTATACGCAGGGATTGTTTCCTGAGTTGAATATTTGATCATAAGATAGTACTTTTGAACCCATAAATGAAAGGAATAATTATGAAGACATTACGCTTATTGCTTGTTTGCGCCCTGGTTCCGGCTTTCGGACTGGTTTCGGGACAATCCTACGTGATCAATGAGATCGGAGACACCGTTAACTATACCGATGCCGCAGGTATCAAGCAGGGGATGTGGATTGAGAAAGACAGGGCTATAGAATCGAAAGGAAGATATAATAAGGGGATCAAAGAAGGATTATGGACGGTATATCACCCCAAAGGAATGATTTCGAAGATAGAAAATTACCGGAACGGGCAACTTGACGGAATCAGTGTGCAAATTGAACAGCGGGGATATTTGCGTTCCGAGAGTTATTACAAGGATGGGAAATTGCATGGGACTGCCACAGAGTATCGTTACGGCAGCACTCCCGAAAACCGCATCTCATACAGAAACGGACTGAAAGAAGGGAAAACGGAACTCTTTTATGAGAATGGGGTCGTACAGGAAGAGGCTTATTACCGTAATGACCAGCGCGACAGCATAACCATCTGGTACGATATGAAAGGCAAAAAAGTAGCCGAGTTCAATTATAAGGAAGGTGTTTTCTCGGGTATACAAAAGACCTATTATGAAAATGACAGCCTGCGTACAGTGGAAAATTATGAAAACAATGTTCCGGTTGGTTTGTATCGCGAGTACCATGAAAACGGCAAATTGAAGCTCACTGGGGAATACAAGGACGGTCTGAAACATGGAAAATGGTCAGAGTACAATGACGACGGCACATTAAGGGAAGAGAAAAAGTACAAAAAGGGGGAGGAAGGCAAGTAGCTCCTGGTGAATTTTATTGTTTTTCCCGGCTTACTTCCCTGGCAATCGTTTCAAAAAGGGCCGGCCAATTGGTTTTCCCGGCTTTTTTTCCAAAACGCAATATTAACAAGTCTTTTTCAGGATCTACGTAAATGTATTGTCCCAGGATGCCTTTTGCAAATATGCTTCCATCGGTTTTTACTCTCCAGTGCATTTCGTAGGGATAGCCCTGAGAATCCCTGGAGTCGTGGGTGATCGTGAAATTCTGCTTCATCCAGGATTCAGGGATAAGTTGTTTTCCTTGCCAGTTGCCTTTTTTCAGGTATAGACGGCCAAATTTTGCGAAATCCCTCGCGGTGGCGTTGATACAACAAAAAGATTTGGTTCTGTGGTGTTTGCGGGAATCATAATTCCAGGATGCATCCTTTTCCATACCCAGAGGGATCCATATCTTTTCCTGAAGGTATACCGGCAATGTCTTTCCTGTACTGTTTTCCAGGGCCATAGCCAGGATCTGGGTGTTCCCGCTGATATAATCATAATGTAATCCCGGCGCTTCCCTGATTTTCAGCTTCAGTGTGTACTTGTCGAGATGGGTGCCATAGTAAAACTTGGCCATATGGCCAAAAGGATTCACATAACCTTCATTGAAACGGACTCCCGAGCGCATGTCGAGCAGGTGACGAAGCGTGACCTTGTCGAAACCTTCATGTTTGAATCCTTTGACATAGTCTGTTACCGGGTCGTCGACACTTTTTATGTACCCTTCGGCTACGGCTATACCGGCCAAAGCGGAAACAAATGATTTGGCCACTGAAAACGATGGCAGAACGCTGTTTTCATTATTTCCGTAGAAATATTTTTCGTAAATGATACTGTCGTTCCGTATTATCAGGAATGCCGTGGTTTTTTCGTGCTTCAGGAAATCCTCGAAAGATGTGAGTTTCCCTTTCTTATTATAATCTTTGGCGAGCGTAAGAGAAATATTTCCGGGGGCAATGTTGAAGGAAAACGTTTGTGGTCCCTTTTTAACACTGTCAGCAGGAAACCTCCTGTAATCATTTACGTCAGCTAAATTCCAGTGAAAGTATCTTCCAACATGACAGGACGTAAGCATAAAGGAGATAAGGGCGCATAGTATTCCTGGGCGGACTATTTTCATAACAAACAAGGATTACATCCTGCGAAAGTTAAAGAAAAATCAATTGCTGCAATCCAGATTGGTGAATTTTTCCGTGACTTCAAACTCATAACCCGGATATTTATAGATTGGTATCACAGGTTCGGTTTCCCCGGCAGAATAGCCATAAACATGAATATATTCCTTAATATTCTCACCAAAGGACTCAAGTTGGCGCAGATAAGCAGAAACCGATTTTGTTTCCACTATGACCACTTTCCCCATTTTTTCAATGATGGGGCTATGTTTTCTTGTATGATCATGATCGAATTCGAGTATTCTCCGGCCATGGGGAGTGATCCCTATTGTCCGGTATGTCAGGCTTTTGCCAACACCAGGCAGGTTTAGTACATTGCGGTCGGTTGCCAGGAATGGCAGACCGGTTTTTTCTCTCAGGTTGTGGATGTGATTGATCATATTCTCCGGGTCATCGGGGAAATGTCGTATTTCATCGTAATATTCACGGGGTACCAGCCCGGCTGTTTTCTCTTCGTTTTGTTCCTGCAAAGCCCTTTCGTTGGTAGCGAAGTTAAAGCTGTTTTCCCGGTAGCCTTTTACAGTGAATGTGTAATAGGGCAGAACACCGGTATCGTTCAGTACTTTACGGAGCTTGGCTGTATGTCCCCTGCGGGAAGCTCCGGCAGTGAAAACCTGTTGGTTGGTCACTATCCATCCGGCAGATAAGAGTCTTTCAATTCCTTTTTTCGATTCGGGAGTTATCTCCAGGGCGGTCTCGAAGTGAGTCTGTATCACAAACTGCCGTATCCCGATTTTTCGGGCATTATTCTTGAATTCTGCCAGGATAGAGGCCAGGTCATCGGTGATCCTTTGCGGCAGGTAAACAGGCAAACGCGTTCCAAGCCTGACCCTTTGTATTTCAGCATGTTTTTCACCGTTTTTCCTGGAACGGTTTGCTTCCTTTTTCCGGACGGCCATCCGGTAAACAGAATCCAAAATGGCTTGCAGTGATTTATTGGAACTCATCAATGCATCGCCGCCGGTTATAAGAATATCACGAAGCTGGGCGTCTTCCTCAAAATATTTCATAAGCCTTTCGAGCTTTTGAGGCCACTTTTCTCCGGGAAGGAGTTTGTTGAGATTGAAGTTCAGGTTACCACTCTGGAAATCAAACATTCTCTGGCAGGAAGCACACAATCCCCCGCAAGCCCGCCCCATGGTATCCGGTATGAGTATGGAGACCTCAGGATAGCGGCGATGAATGTTGTTTCCGCGGGGAAGAAGCCATCCTGCAACATTGGGTTTCCCGTCTTCTACCTCATCTTCCTTTTCCCAGGCTACAATGTGCCCAAACTCATCAACTAATTTCCTGGAATAAAGCACATACTCCCTTATTGCTTCATCTGTGCCTTTAAGATGTTCCGGCGGATTTACGTGAAGCAATGAAAGATAATAAGGATTGACAAAGGTGGGAATGCCGGCCTGCCGCGCTTCCTCAAGGATGATCATGGTTTCCTTTGAAAGCGTTCCGTCAAGCATTGCATTCAGACGTTCAGGAGACCGGATGGCAAATCTCAGGTGAAACAGCCTTTCATCCCACCATTCCACCATCCTGTTGTATTTTTCCTGAAAACTCATTCCTTCTTCAAAGAAATACTTAGGATCGGTTTTCTCCCCTCTGTCCATCAGTTCGATGAACTTCCGGATGATGCGATCCTTGTTTTGTTTTCTCAGGGCAATGATCTCTTCATCCAGCCCGGAAGGGTGGCGTTTCATCCATCCGATCACGGTTTCCCGGCTGGGTAATTCCCTGAGGGCAATGCCTTTCAACTGACGAAAGAGATATATCATATCCCTCAGGAAATCGGAGTTAATGTTTGTGGTTTTTCCATGGAAGGCTTCCCAAAGCCAACGGAAAGGCTCCGACTTTACGGTTTCACCATGGAGGTTAAGGTCTTCTATTTCTATACCGCTATGGTCAACATAATCCAGGATGCGTATGGCGGCAAAATCTCTCCATGCAAGCTTTTCGCAAGCTTCCCTGCCGTGTGTCTCCATTCTGTAATATGATAATGCCTTGGGATTGCCTTCTAACACAGGAATTGCCATTTCGCGGATGCGAGTATGTAACGTATCCGTATTCCCGGATTCTTTAAGAATGGATTTGAGGTCGGGATTCTCCTCCATCAGTTTCCGGAACAATGTCCGCTTATCACTCAGTGTAAAGAAATCAAAATCCATATCCGTTATAGTTGGTATGCCAAGAAACATAAAACTTTTTTTGATTTGAAGTGTTATTCATCAGGGTTTTGCAAAACAGGAAACCGGGATATTCCGGCGACGAAACAATTGAGAGAAACGACGGGAAAAACTTTTCCTGAAGAAAATGACCCTGTAAATACAAAGATACAAAAAAAATGTCAAAAGGAATGTATGAAGTACCAAAAGCTTACAATGAGCCGGTACTTAATTATGCCCCAGGAAGTCCGGAAAGGGCTGAGTTAAAGAGGGTTCTTAAGGATATGAAATCGGTAATGACAGATATTCCGATGATTATTGGTGGACGTGAAGTAAGGACGGATGAAAAGCTACCTGTTCGTCCTCCCCATGAGATACGTCACATCCTGGGATATTATTATATGGGAGGAGAAGAGCATGTGAACATGGCCATTGGGGCGGCATTGCAAGCCCGTCAGCAATGGCAGGAGTTGCCCTGGGATCAGCGTGCCTCAATATTTCTGAAAGCAGCCGACCTTATCTCAGGACCCTACCGGGCAAAAATCAATGCCGCTAGCATGCTGGGACAATCGAAGAATGTCTACCAGGCTGAAATAGATGCAGCTTGTGAGATGGCTGATTTTCTTCGGTACAATGTGGAATTCATGGTGCAAATATACCGTGATCAACCCGTATCCGGCAAGGGTACATGGAACAGGGTAGAGCAAAGACCCCTGGAAGGGTTCGTGTATGCTCTTACTCCGTTCAATTTTACGTCTATCGCCGGTAATCTGCCATCGGCGCCGGCATTGATGGGAAATGTGGTTGTTTGGAAACCTTCCAATACTCAGGTGTATTCAGCCAAGGTGATCATGGACATATTCCGTGAAGCCGGTCTTCCCGACGGGGTTATCAATATGATCTTTGTCCCGGGACCCATAGGAGGTAAGATCATGTCGCGCCATCCTGACTTTGTGGGTGTACATTTTACCGGTTCGACCGAAGTATTTAAGAAGATATGGAAAGCCATTGGGGAGAATGTTATGTTGCATAATACCTATCCCAAGATTGTTGGTGAGACAGGAGGGAAGGACTTTGTAATGGTTCACCACTCGGCTAACCCTAAGCAGGTGGTAACAGCATTGACCCGTGGAGCTTTTGAGTACCAGGGCCAGAAATGCTCGGCAGCCTCACGGGCTTATATCCCCGCCAGTATGTGGCCTGCCGTGAAAAATGGTATCATTGCCGACCTGAAATCATTCAAAATGGGAAGCGTGGAGGATTTCTCCAATTTTATTAATGCTGTGATCGATGAGGCAGCCTTTGATAAAATTACCGGATATATTGAACAGGCGAAGAAAGATGAGGGAGTAGAAATCGTCGCGGGCGGCAATCATGACAAATCGGAGGGATATTTTATCGAACCTACCGTTCTTTTGGTGCAGGACCCAATGTATGTTACCATGCAGGAAGAAATTTTCGGGCCGGTACTTACCATTTACGTGTATGATGATGAAAAATTCGATGAAACCCTCGAAATGGTTGATAAAACATCTCCATACGCCCTTACCGGCTCCATCTTTGCAACCGATCGCTATATTATTAACCAAGCTTTGAAAAAGCTGGTTAATGCAGCCGGTAACTTTTATATCAACGACAAGCCGACAGGAGCCGTGGTAGGGCAACAACCCTTCGGCGGCGCAAGAGCAAGCGGTACCAATGATAAATCAGGCTCGTATCTGAATCTGCTGCGATGGGTTTCTCCCCGGGCGATCAAGGAAAACTTTAATCCGCCGGAAGATTATCGCTACCCTTTCCTGGGTAATGGGACTGACGAGGATTAATAAGCTACTTTTTCAAAACGTATTTTTTACGGATTGAAGCGGAATGAGTAAATGAATTCCTGTTTGGATTTCCCTTATAGGCTTTGACATGCGCACCTCTGTTGTATGAAACCCTTGAGTGTGTGTTGTAGATACTTCCCCTTCCGCAGGAAGAGCTTACGATCAAGATAATGACTCCTGTAGCCAAGACAAACAATATGCTTCTGAATAAACTCATCTCAATTTCTCTTTTCAAAGGCTCATGAAAACCTGGTTCAACAAATCGGATTGTAAATGTAGTATTTTTTTTATAAATCATTTTC
The Bacteroidota bacterium DNA segment above includes these coding regions:
- the rpmG gene encoding 50S ribosomal protein L33, yielding MAKKQKDQRGQVILECTEHKASGLPGTSRYITTKNKRNTPDRLELKKFNPILKKMTVHKEIK
- the rimO gene encoding 30S ribosomal protein S12 methylthiotransferase RimO, with the protein product MRNKKPLSVNVVTLGCSKNLVDSENLMARLTKGGFDVKADDPEDTDIVIINTCGFIHDAREESIDTILEYAALKSQGRIKKLLVMGCLSQRYPKELKTEIPEADGMFGVEQQSDILTFLGSSCHDQVIPSRFVTTGHYAYLKIAEGCDRHCSFCAIPMIRGKHKSRKEDDILNEFAFLTGSGVKEILLISQDLSYYGYDLYRESRLASLLEKMAKSRDDIWIRLHYAYPSRFPEDILPLIRENSNICRYLDIPFQHISDPILKSMRRGINKKETLELIDKIRSEVPGIALRTSLMVGYPGESEAMFRELVRFVEETRFNRLGVFTYSQEENTEAAKLMDDVPAGIKQERMDIIMGIQEKISEDLNRQMTGKDIRVLIDRREGEYLVGRTEFDSPEVDNEVLIRKPWDESWIGSFVKARAEDSGPYELYAGIVS
- the pruA gene encoding L-glutamate gamma-semialdehyde dehydrogenase; this encodes MSKGMYEVPKAYNEPVLNYAPGSPERAELKRVLKDMKSVMTDIPMIIGGREVRTDEKLPVRPPHEIRHILGYYYMGGEEHVNMAIGAALQARQQWQELPWDQRASIFLKAADLISGPYRAKINAASMLGQSKNVYQAEIDAACEMADFLRYNVEFMVQIYRDQPVSGKGTWNRVEQRPLEGFVYALTPFNFTSIAGNLPSAPALMGNVVVWKPSNTQVYSAKVIMDIFREAGLPDGVINMIFVPGPIGGKIMSRHPDFVGVHFTGSTEVFKKIWKAIGENVMLHNTYPKIVGETGGKDFVMVHHSANPKQVVTALTRGAFEYQGQKCSAASRAYIPASMWPAVKNGIIADLKSFKMGSVEDFSNFINAVIDEAAFDKITGYIEQAKKDEGVEIVAGGNHDKSEGYFIEPTVLLVQDPMYVTMQEEIFGPVLTIYVYDDEKFDETLEMVDKTSPYALTGSIFATDRYIINQALKKLVNAAGNFYINDKPTGAVVGQQPFGGARASGTNDKSGSYLNLLRWVSPRAIKENFNPPEDYRYPFLGNGTDED
- a CDS encoding beta-lactamase family protein gives rise to the protein MKIVRPGILCALISFMLTSCHVGRYFHWNLADVNDYRRFPADSVKKGPQTFSFNIAPGNISLTLAKDYNKKGKLTSFEDFLKHEKTTAFLIIRNDSIIYEKYFYGNNENSVLPSFSVAKSFVSALAGIAVAEGYIKSVDDPVTDYVKGFKHEGFDKVTLRHLLDMRSGVRFNEGYVNPFGHMAKFYYGTHLDKYTLKLKIREAPGLHYDYISGNTQILAMALENSTGKTLPVYLQEKIWIPLGMEKDASWNYDSRKHHRTKSFCCINATARDFAKFGRLYLKKGNWQGKQLIPESWMKQNFTITHDSRDSQGYPYEMHWRVKTDGSIFAKGILGQYIYVDPEKDLLILRFGKKAGKTNWPALFETIAREVSREKQ
- a CDS encoding toxin-antitoxin system YwqK family antitoxin encodes the protein MKTLRLLLVCALVPAFGLVSGQSYVINEIGDTVNYTDAAGIKQGMWIEKDRAIESKGRYNKGIKEGLWTVYHPKGMISKIENYRNGQLDGISVQIEQRGYLRSESYYKDGKLHGTATEYRYGSTPENRISYRNGLKEGKTELFYENGVVQEEAYYRNDQRDSITIWYDMKGKKVAEFNYKEGVFSGIQKTYYENDSLRTVENYENNVPVGLYREYHENGKLKLTGEYKDGLKHGKWSEYNDDGTLREEKKYKKGEEGK
- the ftsY gene encoding signal recognition particle-docking protein FtsY, coding for MGVFSIFSKDRKEKLDQGLDKTKKSVFSKLSKAIMGKSRVDDEVLDNLEEVLISSDVGVQTTIRIIERIEERVSRDKYLGTAELNMILKEEIVELLQENNTEDYRDFSLPQLDNPYVIMVVGVNGVGKTTTIGKLAYQFKKAGKSVLLGAADTFRAAAVDQLKIWSERVGVPIVTQPMGADPASVAYDTLVTAKANKADVVIIDTAGRLHNKINLMNELSKIRRVMQKVIPEAPQEVLLILDASTGQNAIEQARQFTAATEVNALALTKLDGTAKGGVVIGISDQFKIPVKYIGIGEKMEDLQVFNRAEFVDSLFNE
- a CDS encoding DUF4295 domain-containing protein, translated to MAKKVVATLQAAGKDIAKVIRMVRSPKSGAYVFKEDIIPNDQVKDFLAKN
- a CDS encoding KamA family protein, with amino-acid sequence MDFDFFTLSDKRTLFRKLMEENPDLKSILKESGNTDTLHTRIREMAIPVLEGNPKALSYYRMETHGREACEKLAWRDFAAIRILDYVDHSGIEIEDLNLHGETVKSEPFRWLWEAFHGKTTNINSDFLRDMIYLFRQLKGIALRELPSRETVIGWMKRHPSGLDEEIIALRKQNKDRIIRKFIELMDRGEKTDPKYFFEEGMSFQEKYNRMVEWWDERLFHLRFAIRSPERLNAMLDGTLSKETMIILEEARQAGIPTFVNPYYLSLLHVNPPEHLKGTDEAIREYVLYSRKLVDEFGHIVAWEKEDEVEDGKPNVAGWLLPRGNNIHRRYPEVSILIPDTMGRACGGLCASCQRMFDFQSGNLNFNLNKLLPGEKWPQKLERLMKYFEEDAQLRDILITGGDALMSSNKSLQAILDSVYRMAVRKKEANRSRKNGEKHAEIQRVRLGTRLPVYLPQRITDDLASILAEFKNNARKIGIRQFVIQTHFETALEITPESKKGIERLLSAGWIVTNQQVFTAGASRRGHTAKLRKVLNDTGVLPYYTFTVKGYRENSFNFATNERALQEQNEEKTAGLVPREYYDEIRHFPDDPENMINHIHNLREKTGLPFLATDRNVLNLPGVGKSLTYRTIGITPHGRRILEFDHDHTRKHSPIIEKMGKVVIVETKSVSAYLRQLESFGENIKEYIHVYGYSAGETEPVIPIYKYPGYEFEVTEKFTNLDCSN